Part of the candidate division Zixibacteria bacterium HGW-Zixibacteria-1 genome is shown below.
CATTGGATTCGAACATCCTGATTTTTGAGAGAATTCGCGAGGAGTTGCGAACCGGTAAAACAGTCCGGGCGGCAATCGATGCCGGTTATAGTCGGGCTTTGCTGACTATTATCGACAGTCACGTGACGACCCTGATTACCGCCGGCGCCCTGTTTATTTTCGGTTCTGGTCCTATTAAGGGATTTGCCGTATCACTCTTCTGCGGTGTGACCATCTCGCTGTATACTGCGGTCGTTATTACCAAGACCATTTTTGATATTCGCAAGAGTTATAAGACTCTTAGCATATAAGGAGAAACATCGATGTTCAGGATAATAAAAGATACAAATATTGATTTCATCGGTAATCGCGGAAAGGCCTTTATCTTTTCCGTGGTGCTGGTGCTGGTTGGCCTGTTCGCCTTTGTCATGGTCGTGCTTGACAAGGCCAATATGGGGATAGATTTTTCGGGCGGTACCATGCTGCAGGGGAATTTCGAAAATCCCATAAATATAGGCGACCTGCGTGGGGCCGTTATCGCCGGCGGTTTCCCCGAGGCTTCGATTCAGGAACTGGATCGCACCGATGTGGGCGTTTTCAACTCATACATGATTCGCGTTAAAGAAACTGTTGCGGGCGAAGAGAAAGCCGTGGACAGACTGCTGGCGATCATTAAAGAGCGCTTCCCCGACAATAAATTTCAGAAGGATTCCGAACATACCATCGGCCCCGCGGTTGGAGCCACCTTGAAGCGGAGCGCGCAGTGGGCGGTGCTGATTTCGGTTCTTGGCATGATTGCTTATATAGGCCTCAGGTTCGATTTTCGTTCCGGTGTTGCGGCGACCATTGCCACATTTCATGATGTTCTGGCGGTGCTGGGAATTTTCTATCTTATGAATAAGGAAATTACGCTGCTGGTGGTTACCGCCTTGCTGACTCTGGCCGGTTATTCACTTACCGATACGGTTGTGGTATATGACCGAATCAGGGAAAATCTGAAAAAATTCCGGAAGAAAGGCGAGTTTGTTACAAC
Proteins encoded:
- the secF gene encoding protein translocase subunit SecF encodes the protein MFRIIKDTNIDFIGNRGKAFIFSVVLVLVGLFAFVMVVLDKANMGIDFSGGTMLQGNFENPINIGDLRGAVIAGGFPEASIQELDRTDVGVFNSYMIRVKETVAGEEKAVDRLLAIIKERFPDNKFQKDSEHTIGPAVGATLKRSAQWAVLISVLGMIAYIGLRFDFRSGVAATIATFHDVLAVLGIFYLMNKEITLLVVTALLTLAGYSLTDTVVVYDRIRENLKKFRKKGEFVTTVNNSINEVLSRTIMTSGTTFLVVLVLYLFGGEVVKDFALAMIIGIIIGTYSSIFVASPIVVEWEARSPKRFK